A section of the Estrella lausannensis genome encodes:
- a CDS encoding NAD(P)-dependent oxidoreductase, which translates to MNIVLVQVKISLDEISPLPKEFPNLLFLHLSENSCRNLGKEHWERVEVLFGGHLTRNELKMATNLKWIHAPNDDLSNLCLDEIEQRGTVLLTYSENPNAKETAEFVSACLFSFAKQLFRWKDATKFPGLLWDAKWINSMWNLKGKTMLQIGLSTTGLAIAAMGKSLGMKVVGVHSKKSFHPSCKKTLTFKELHSVLPAADVVSLALPKQQQFHRFFGKNELQLMKDDSILIVVESNRAVDEEALYEAGQKKLRGIVIDAYRETPISAHSPLFTLPSLIVTPDVARLPSDKKSPLFLEFKHNLRHYLQGSFMDMRTLFNPATIAEISRQSLI; encoded by the coding sequence ATGAACATCGTCTTAGTTCAAGTCAAAATCTCCCTTGACGAGATCTCCCCTCTGCCCAAGGAATTTCCCAACCTGCTGTTTTTGCACTTAAGTGAAAACTCCTGCCGGAATTTAGGCAAAGAGCATTGGGAGAGGGTGGAAGTCCTCTTTGGCGGCCACCTCACCCGGAACGAGCTTAAGATGGCAACCAACTTAAAATGGATCCACGCCCCGAACGACGACCTCTCCAACCTATGCCTCGACGAGATTGAACAGAGAGGCACCGTCCTCCTCACCTATTCTGAAAACCCAAACGCGAAAGAAACAGCAGAGTTTGTCAGCGCCTGCCTGTTCTCCTTTGCAAAGCAACTTTTCCGCTGGAAAGACGCCACGAAGTTCCCAGGGCTTTTATGGGATGCCAAATGGATCAATTCCATGTGGAACCTAAAAGGAAAAACCATGCTCCAGATAGGCCTGTCGACAACAGGACTTGCCATCGCAGCCATGGGCAAAAGCTTAGGGATGAAAGTCGTCGGAGTGCACTCCAAGAAGAGCTTCCACCCCTCCTGCAAAAAAACTCTCACCTTCAAGGAACTCCATTCTGTGCTTCCGGCCGCGGATGTGGTCTCGCTGGCCCTGCCGAAACAACAGCAGTTCCATCGCTTCTTCGGCAAAAATGAGTTGCAGCTGATGAAAGACGATTCCATCCTGATCGTGGTCGAGTCCAACCGGGCCGTTGATGAAGAGGCGCTGTATGAAGCGGGCCAGAAAAAACTCCGCGGCATCGTGATCGATGCCTACCGGGAAACCCCCATTTCCGCCCATTCCCCTCTTTTCACCCTGCCGTCGCTGATCGTCACTCCCGATGTCGCGCGCCTGCCCAGCGATAAAAAGTCACCGCTCTTTTTAGAATTCAAACACAACCTGAGACACTACCTGCAAGGCAGTTTTATGGACATGAGAACGCTTTTCAACCCGGCGACGATTGCAGAAATTAGCAGACAGTCTCTCATCTGA
- the rpsL gene encoding 30S ribosomal protein S12 translates to MPTINQLVRTERVSKKRRSKSPALKKCPQRRGVCLQVKTKTPKKPNSALRKVAWVRLSTGQEVIAYIGGEGHNLQEHSIVLVRGGRVKDLPGVRYHIVRGSLDCAAVKDRKQGRSKYGAKKPK, encoded by the coding sequence ATGCCGACAATCAACCAACTCGTGCGCACTGAGCGAGTCAGCAAAAAGCGCCGCAGCAAGTCGCCAGCTCTGAAGAAATGTCCTCAGCGCCGCGGTGTTTGCCTCCAGGTAAAGACCAAAACGCCGAAAAAGCCGAACTCCGCGCTCCGTAAAGTAGCATGGGTCCGTCTGTCGACAGGACAAGAAGTCATCGCCTACATTGGCGGCGAAGGACACAACCTTCAGGAACACAGCATCGTCTTAGTAAGAGGCGGCAGGGTAAAAGACCTTCCCGGTGTGAGATACCACATCGTCCGCGGAAGCCTAGACTGCGCAGCTGTAAAAGACAGAAAACAAGGAAGATCCAAATACGGGGCTAAAAAGCCTAAGTAA
- a CDS encoding S41 family peptidase, which yields MALFFALSARFYPFFIFLGLLLSSIHAEEGKILQAEDVKQVMREIMKQHVEQKNLSGAIVKNSFKVYIEQFDPDRIYLLESEVEPYLNPSDTEISAVLKEWDRSEFKTYESLNALIQKSIERAQKGRRGFEANIARLLEERAGGGFADEGSPGSFASNLTELQNRQKEHFVRYIGRQKEKFGKGPVTKHQAQLVKNYEEEMQTRENEYVILQNVASAAQLQKRSLFYMHVLKALTKSLDAHTSYLNDQEAFDMKVRLEKSLEGIGIIVRKGDNGYVITKVLEGSPAQESGRVHVNDLLEKIDGKLIKNVPVQEVMNGLRGKAGTDVLLAIKRGTAPSENIKLTRKMFIVNEGRVTYRYVPFSGGYIGVIKLSSFYQNDKGVSAERDVKRAIEELASKGPLKGLVIDLRENSGGFLSQAVKVAGLFITNGVVVISKYSNGEKKLYRDMDGKISYDGPLVILTSKITASAAEIVAQALQDYGVALVVGDEQTYGKGTIQSQTVTEGDSGSSYFKVTVGKYYTVSGKTPQEMGVRADIVVPSILDGEQIGEGYLDSHLSNDRIDPAYQDSLQDVDPSLKPWYLRYYVPTLQKKTGLWREAVPQLKESSASRLRRGGYQEKIQSENNGQSFVGDTQLLETVNIVKDMVIYESKNQSRGLTTQAEEHK from the coding sequence ATGGCTCTGTTTTTTGCTCTCTCAGCGCGTTTTTATCCATTCTTTATCTTTTTGGGCCTGCTGCTCTCATCTATTCATGCCGAAGAGGGTAAAATCCTTCAGGCTGAAGATGTTAAACAAGTGATGCGTGAAATCATGAAGCAGCACGTCGAGCAGAAGAATTTAAGCGGCGCGATCGTTAAAAACTCCTTCAAAGTTTACATCGAACAGTTTGATCCCGATCGGATTTATCTGCTGGAGAGCGAAGTGGAGCCCTACTTGAACCCTTCCGATACGGAGATCAGCGCGGTACTCAAAGAGTGGGATCGAAGTGAATTCAAGACCTATGAGAGCTTGAACGCCTTGATCCAGAAGTCGATAGAGAGAGCGCAGAAGGGAAGAAGAGGTTTTGAGGCAAACATCGCGCGGCTGCTCGAAGAGAGAGCCGGAGGTGGTTTTGCCGATGAGGGATCTCCCGGTAGTTTTGCCTCGAACTTGACCGAGCTGCAAAACAGGCAGAAGGAGCATTTTGTACGTTACATCGGGAGGCAAAAGGAAAAGTTTGGCAAAGGGCCGGTGACCAAGCATCAGGCGCAGCTGGTAAAGAACTACGAAGAGGAGATGCAAACTCGCGAGAACGAATATGTCATCTTGCAGAATGTGGCCTCGGCCGCCCAATTGCAGAAGCGCTCCCTATTCTATATGCATGTACTTAAAGCGTTGACGAAGAGCCTTGACGCCCATACTTCCTACCTCAACGACCAAGAAGCTTTTGACATGAAGGTGCGATTGGAAAAATCGCTCGAAGGGATCGGGATCATCGTCCGCAAGGGAGATAATGGATATGTCATCACCAAGGTACTGGAAGGTAGCCCGGCGCAGGAGAGTGGACGTGTGCACGTTAACGATCTCCTCGAAAAAATCGATGGGAAGCTCATTAAGAACGTGCCTGTGCAGGAGGTGATGAATGGCTTACGCGGCAAGGCGGGAACAGATGTCTTGCTTGCCATCAAGCGGGGAACCGCTCCCTCGGAGAATATAAAGTTAACTCGTAAGATGTTCATTGTCAACGAGGGAAGGGTTACTTATCGCTATGTACCCTTCAGCGGTGGATATATCGGGGTGATCAAACTCTCGTCGTTTTATCAAAACGATAAAGGAGTCTCCGCGGAGCGGGATGTGAAGAGAGCCATTGAAGAGTTGGCCTCCAAAGGTCCCTTGAAAGGGCTTGTGATCGATTTGCGGGAGAATAGCGGCGGGTTTTTGAGCCAGGCCGTGAAAGTTGCCGGTCTCTTCATTACCAATGGTGTGGTCGTCATTTCCAAATACTCGAATGGTGAGAAAAAACTGTACCGGGATATGGACGGAAAAATCTCGTATGACGGTCCGCTTGTGATCCTGACTTCGAAGATTACCGCCTCTGCTGCCGAGATCGTGGCCCAGGCGCTTCAAGATTATGGGGTGGCGCTTGTCGTTGGTGATGAACAGACCTACGGCAAAGGAACCATCCAGAGCCAGACGGTGACTGAAGGCGATAGCGGAAGCTCCTATTTTAAAGTAACGGTGGGAAAATATTATACAGTGTCCGGAAAGACGCCGCAGGAGATGGGGGTGCGCGCCGACATTGTCGTGCCGAGTATTTTAGACGGCGAGCAGATCGGGGAAGGCTATCTTGACTCCCATTTAAGCAATGACCGGATTGATCCTGCGTACCAAGACAGCCTTCAGGATGTGGATCCCAGTTTAAAGCCATGGTATTTAAGATACTATGTGCCAACTCTGCAGAAGAAAACAGGTCTTTGGAGAGAGGCTGTGCCGCAGCTTAAAGAGAGCAGCGCCAGCCGTTTGAGAAGAGGGGGATACCAGGAAAAAATTCAATCCGAGAATAATGGACAGAGTTTTGTCGGAGATACTCAGCTGCTAGAAACGGTTAACATCGTCAAGGATATGGTGATCTACGAATCGAAGAACCAAAGCCGAGGTTTGACGACGCAGGCAGAAGAGCATAAGTAA
- the rho gene encoding transcription termination factor Rho, translating to MDNEDTIQEAVAPEETSPEVKEKGRQRPASSSSAHPRRQQSQPASPPQPQQQQQQQQPAPQQPDPAVPLKTTKIADIQRMNIDELALFGKNMGLQHIGSLTKSQMVFEIVKCISENPNEVLYGEGVLEVLPDGFGFLRSPNYNYLPSAEDIYVSPAQIRRFDLRKGDTICGTIRPPKEKEKYFALLKVDRINGVLPDKAKERILFENLTPLYPDQRLVMETAKENFSMRVLDLAAPIGKGQRALIVAPPRSGKTIIMQNIANAIACKNPEVVLIVLLIDERPEEVTDMQRMVKGEVISSTFDEPPERHVQVAEMAIEKARRLVEHGKDVVILLDSITRLARAYNTIQPHSGKILTGGIDANALHKPKRFFGAARNIEQGGSLTIIATALIETGSRMDEVIFEEFKGTGNMELVLDRRLADRRIWPAIDLIKSGTRKEELLYHPSELEKIYLLRSALADLAPGDAMNLVLSRLKKTNNNIEFLLSVKE from the coding sequence ATGGATAATGAAGATACAATCCAGGAAGCTGTCGCACCTGAGGAGACTTCTCCCGAAGTCAAAGAAAAGGGACGCCAAAGGCCAGCTTCATCTTCATCGGCACACCCAAGAAGGCAGCAATCCCAACCCGCCTCGCCGCCCCAGCCGCAACAACAGCAGCAACAGCAGCAGCCAGCCCCCCAGCAGCCAGATCCCGCCGTTCCCCTAAAAACCACCAAAATCGCCGACATTCAGAGAATGAACATCGACGAACTGGCGCTTTTCGGAAAAAACATGGGCCTGCAGCATATCGGCTCTCTGACTAAATCCCAGATGGTTTTCGAGATTGTCAAGTGCATCTCTGAAAACCCGAATGAAGTACTTTACGGCGAAGGGGTCTTGGAAGTTCTCCCCGACGGATTCGGCTTCTTGCGCTCGCCCAACTACAACTACCTTCCCTCCGCGGAAGACATTTATGTTTCGCCCGCTCAAATCCGCCGTTTCGATTTAAGAAAAGGGGACACCATCTGCGGAACGATCCGTCCTCCCAAAGAAAAAGAGAAGTATTTCGCCCTTCTGAAAGTGGACAGGATCAACGGCGTCCTCCCCGACAAAGCCAAAGAGCGTATCCTGTTTGAAAACTTAACCCCGCTCTACCCGGACCAGCGCCTCGTCATGGAGACGGCAAAAGAGAATTTCTCGATGCGCGTCCTTGATCTGGCCGCCCCGATCGGTAAAGGCCAAAGGGCTCTTATCGTCGCTCCGCCAAGATCCGGTAAAACGATCATCATGCAAAACATCGCCAACGCGATCGCCTGCAAAAACCCGGAAGTGGTTCTGATTGTTCTTCTGATCGACGAACGTCCTGAAGAGGTGACTGACATGCAGAGGATGGTCAAAGGCGAGGTTATATCCTCGACTTTCGACGAACCTCCCGAAAGGCACGTCCAGGTGGCGGAAATGGCCATCGAAAAGGCGCGCAGGCTCGTAGAACACGGCAAAGACGTTGTAATTCTGCTTGACTCCATCACGAGACTGGCGAGGGCTTACAACACCATCCAGCCGCACTCCGGCAAGATCCTGACAGGCGGTATCGATGCCAACGCCCTTCACAAACCGAAACGCTTCTTCGGCGCCGCCCGTAACATCGAGCAAGGCGGCTCGCTGACCATTATCGCCACAGCGCTGATCGAAACCGGTTCGCGTATGGATGAGGTCATCTTCGAAGAGTTCAAAGGTACGGGCAACATGGAGCTCGTCTTAGACCGACGCCTGGCAGACAGACGTATCTGGCCGGCAATTGACCTGATCAAGAGCGGCACGCGTAAAGAGGAACTCCTCTACCATCCAAGCGAGTTGGAGAAGATCTACCTGCTACGCTCGGCTCTTGCGGACTTAGCCCCCGGCGACGCGATGAACCTCGTGCTCAGCAGGTTGAAGAAGACGAACAACAACATCGAATTCCTTCTCTCTGTCAAAGAGTAA
- the coaE gene encoding dephospho-CoA kinase (Dephospho-CoA kinase (CoaE) performs the final step in coenzyme A biosynthesis.), which translates to MLKLKKIAITGGISCGKSEFCRYLEEFGAYYVSADSIVHQILSPNTSLGRQVIDLLGAEVIDGGRIDRKKVAEKVFSTEGLLEKLEKITHPEVFKEIEHQYEKASAEGKTSLFAAEIPLLFEAGGEKAFDATIAVVAPLEKCLERYSQLPGKANDFAERMRRQLPPEEKAERADIVIENSGTKDELKEKAREVYNFLTQQ; encoded by the coding sequence ATGTTAAAATTAAAAAAAATAGCCATTACAGGTGGCATCTCCTGCGGTAAATCTGAATTTTGCCGTTACCTTGAGGAGTTCGGCGCCTACTATGTCAGCGCCGATAGCATAGTTCATCAAATTTTATCTCCCAACACCAGTTTAGGTCGTCAAGTAATTGATCTCTTAGGGGCTGAAGTCATTGACGGAGGCCGGATCGACCGAAAGAAGGTTGCTGAAAAAGTTTTCTCTACAGAAGGGCTTTTAGAAAAGCTTGAAAAAATTACTCATCCGGAAGTGTTTAAAGAGATAGAACACCAATACGAAAAAGCGTCTGCCGAAGGAAAAACCTCGCTTTTCGCGGCTGAAATTCCTCTCTTGTTCGAAGCAGGCGGAGAAAAGGCCTTCGATGCGACCATCGCCGTTGTTGCCCCTTTAGAAAAATGCCTGGAGCGCTACAGCCAGCTACCTGGAAAAGCGAACGATTTCGCCGAGCGCATGCGCCGGCAGCTTCCCCCTGAAGAGAAGGCCGAAAGGGCGGACATCGTGATTGAGAACAGCGGCACCAAAGACGAACTGAAGGAAAAAGCCCGGGAAGTCTACAACTTTCTGACACAGCAATAA
- a CDS encoding SMC-Scp complex subunit ScpB, which yields MTKEINLFSTEQETSQLRKNTPKPVYQPLPIAPPPQDAPSPDEKSTEESRTARSIIEAILFASPEPIPLPKIREAIDPFLPLKPKALESILNSLKEEYIRERRGFRLSETAEGFVLKTPEEMGLFSKTAGAKGSRKQPPKCSPLSCTGSRSRGRKWKPSAA from the coding sequence ATGACGAAAGAGATCAACCTGTTTTCGACCGAGCAAGAGACATCGCAGCTCCGTAAAAACACACCCAAGCCCGTCTATCAACCTCTTCCAATCGCCCCCCCACCCCAGGACGCCCCCTCTCCTGATGAGAAGTCGACGGAAGAGAGCCGTACCGCCCGCTCCATCATCGAGGCCATACTCTTCGCTTCCCCGGAGCCTATCCCCTTGCCGAAGATCCGGGAAGCGATCGACCCCTTTCTTCCCTTAAAGCCAAAAGCGCTCGAGTCCATTTTAAATAGTCTCAAAGAGGAATATATCCGCGAGCGCAGAGGCTTCAGGCTCTCTGAAACAGCGGAAGGATTTGTCTTAAAAACTCCAGAGGAGATGGGTCTGTTTTCAAAAACCGCCGGGGCGAAAGGCTCTCGCAAGCAGCCGCCGAAGTGCTCGCCATTATCGTGCACAGGCAGCCGATCACGAGGGCGCAAGTGGAAGCCATCCGCGGCGTAG
- the obgE gene encoding GTPase ObgE, producing MFIDRAQVEFRAGSGGNGVVAWRREKYLPKGGPYGGNGGPGGSVIIEASVQIPSLDFFRNRRLIKAENGGAGGSNCRQGKKGQDLVIQVPLGTLVKDAETGDLIADMTEDKQRLVLCRGGKGGLGNNFFKTPTNRAPNHCTPGKKGGTRKVELELKMIADVGLIGFPNAGKSTLIESLANIRVKTAAYPFTTLKPNIGFIEFRDGTRIFIADIPGIIEGAHENRGLGLEFLRHIERTKLLLFILDTSGIDGRKPEDDYRVLRSEISAYNSALNDYPYLIVLNKCDTDEAKENLEAFYQAVSPPREKTFEVSAISGENLDMLIEAIARMTPKVNQEPLPLEEAALPDYPEEEVSPE from the coding sequence ATGTTTATAGATCGTGCGCAAGTTGAGTTTCGAGCCGGCAGCGGAGGCAATGGCGTCGTCGCCTGGAGACGCGAAAAATATCTTCCTAAAGGCGGCCCCTATGGCGGCAACGGCGGTCCCGGGGGATCGGTCATCATCGAAGCCAGCGTGCAGATCCCGTCTCTCGACTTTTTCCGCAACAGGCGTTTGATCAAAGCGGAAAATGGCGGCGCGGGAGGCTCCAACTGCCGTCAGGGAAAAAAGGGCCAGGATCTTGTGATTCAGGTACCGCTCGGTACCTTGGTTAAGGATGCCGAGACAGGCGATCTGATCGCCGATATGACAGAAGATAAACAGCGTCTTGTTCTTTGCCGCGGCGGTAAAGGGGGACTTGGCAATAACTTCTTCAAGACACCGACCAACCGCGCTCCCAATCACTGCACTCCCGGAAAAAAAGGGGGAACGCGTAAAGTCGAGCTCGAACTGAAAATGATCGCGGACGTGGGACTGATCGGTTTTCCGAATGCAGGCAAATCCACCCTGATCGAGTCTTTGGCCAATATCCGCGTCAAGACGGCAGCGTATCCGTTCACGACACTGAAACCCAACATCGGATTTATTGAGTTCAGGGATGGCACCCGTATTTTTATCGCCGACATTCCCGGAATTATTGAAGGGGCTCATGAAAACAGGGGTCTTGGCCTTGAGTTCTTAAGGCACATCGAACGCACTAAGCTTTTGCTCTTCATCCTCGACACATCGGGTATCGATGGTCGAAAGCCTGAGGATGACTACCGCGTTCTGCGTAGTGAAATCAGCGCCTACAACAGCGCTCTTAACGACTACCCCTATTTGATCGTACTGAACAAGTGCGACACTGACGAGGCCAAAGAGAATCTGGAAGCTTTTTATCAGGCTGTTTCACCGCCCAGGGAGAAGACTTTTGAGGTCTCGGCAATTTCCGGCGAGAATCTTGACATGCTGATCGAAGCCATAGCTCGAATGACTCCCAAAGTAAACCAGGAGCCTTTGCCCCTTGAAGAAGCGGCTCTTCCCGATTACCCCGAAGAAGAAGTATCTCCTGAATAG
- a CDS encoding segregation and condensation protein A, translating into MLQKNEFNLTLNDFTGPIDLLIALIHENELPAENIFLKEILMQYAGLNEPGFDLGAEFIQSASWLLLLKSRALLPDEPQEEEEEKLSTLNRERALQALIEYVQFKKAGEQLCHKDKELSSIFTRGSVGMGEVPRPMGVDHLSMEDLGHLFKELMERKENTSRVIFEEEWRVGDKIAYIKRELAHAPHIAFYTLFLEKQSRQEWIVTFLAILELMKLGLIKATKEADGAIYVASAK; encoded by the coding sequence ATGCTTCAGAAGAACGAATTCAACCTTACCTTGAACGATTTTACCGGTCCGATCGATCTTCTGATCGCCCTGATTCACGAAAACGAACTGCCCGCAGAAAACATCTTTTTAAAAGAGATCCTGATGCAATACGCAGGATTGAATGAACCGGGATTTGATCTTGGAGCGGAGTTTATTCAGTCTGCCTCCTGGCTCCTCCTCTTAAAAAGCCGGGCTCTGCTCCCGGACGAGCCCCAGGAAGAAGAGGAGGAAAAACTCTCTACCCTAAACCGGGAAAGAGCGCTTCAGGCCTTAATCGAATATGTTCAATTTAAAAAGGCCGGTGAGCAGCTTTGCCACAAAGACAAGGAGCTATCCTCCATTTTCACGAGAGGCAGCGTGGGGATGGGAGAGGTGCCCCGTCCCATGGGTGTCGACCATCTTTCCATGGAAGATCTCGGCCATCTTTTCAAAGAGTTGATGGAAAGAAAGGAGAATACTTCCCGTGTAATTTTTGAAGAGGAGTGGAGAGTCGGCGATAAAATCGCTTATATCAAACGCGAACTGGCGCATGCGCCACACATTGCGTTCTACACTCTGTTTCTAGAAAAGCAGTCCCGTCAAGAGTGGATCGTGACATTCTTAGCTATATTGGAGCTAATGAAACTGGGACTGATCAAGGCAACAAAAGAGGCGGATGGCGCGATTTATGTCGCTTCTGCCAAGTAA
- the rpsG gene encoding 30S ribosomal protein S7 yields the protein MSRRRRAEKRQTAPDPVYQSCLLAKFVNKIMYDGKKSVAQRIVYDALEKFAKRVKAEDPLAAFEQALENAKPALEVKSRRIGGATYQVPIEIPANRRISMAMGWIIQHSRAKAGRAMDERLAAELSDCFNNQGTTIKKKDDTHRMAEANKAFAHYKW from the coding sequence ATGTCAAGAAGAAGACGCGCCGAGAAGAGGCAAACAGCTCCTGATCCAGTGTATCAGAGCTGCCTTCTCGCGAAATTCGTAAACAAAATCATGTACGACGGAAAAAAATCCGTTGCCCAGCGCATCGTGTATGACGCGCTCGAAAAATTCGCAAAAAGAGTCAAAGCGGAAGATCCTCTTGCCGCATTTGAGCAGGCTCTTGAAAACGCAAAGCCGGCGCTCGAAGTTAAATCGAGACGTATCGGCGGCGCCACATACCAGGTGCCCATTGAAATCCCCGCCAACAGAAGAATTTCGATGGCGATGGGATGGATCATTCAGCACTCCAGAGCTAAAGCCGGCCGCGCTATGGACGAAAGGCTTGCCGCGGAGCTTTCTGACTGCTTCAACAACCAGGGAACGACAATCAAGAAGAAAGATGATACTCACCGCATGGCCGAAGCAAACAAAGCTTTCGCCCATTACAAATGGTAA
- the scpB gene encoding SMC-Scp complex subunit ScpB, which translates to MLAIIVHRQPITRAQVEAIRGVDCTGTIAALAERGLINQVGKAEAPGRPSLWAVTPSFLTHFGLKDLKELQQEPLTATS; encoded by the coding sequence GTGCTCGCCATTATCGTGCACAGGCAGCCGATCACGAGGGCGCAAGTGGAAGCCATCCGCGGCGTAGACTGCACTGGAACCATTGCAGCGCTTGCAGAGCGGGGACTCATCAATCAGGTCGGCAAAGCCGAAGCCCCGGGAAGACCCAGCCTGTGGGCCGTGACCCCTTCTTTCCTTACCCATTTCGGGCTGAAAGATTTAAAAGAGCTGCAGCAAGAGCCATTAACCGCCACTTCTTGA
- the rplU gene encoding 50S ribosomal protein L21, which produces MYAIIKTGSKQYKVAKGDIINVELLEGAKGDSVEFGDVLFVFDGKEHQVGAPHVTGFAVKGELMGETKGEKLTSMKYKPRKRQNHKFGHRQTYSKIKITDIAKR; this is translated from the coding sequence ATGTACGCTATTATCAAGACAGGTAGCAAGCAATACAAAGTCGCGAAGGGAGATATCATCAACGTTGAGCTCTTAGAAGGCGCGAAAGGTGATTCAGTCGAATTTGGCGATGTTCTTTTTGTATTTGATGGCAAAGAGCATCAAGTAGGTGCACCTCATGTTACCGGGTTCGCAGTGAAAGGCGAACTGATGGGAGAGACTAAAGGCGAAAAGCTGACTTCCATGAAGTATAAGCCAAGAAAAAGGCAGAATCATAAGTTTGGCCATCGTCAAACCTACTCAAAAATTAAAATCACTGACATCGCAAAACGATAG
- the rpmA gene encoding 50S ribosomal protein L27, which produces MAHKKGQGSTRNGRDSHSKRLGVKVGAGEIVKAGSILVRQRGTKWHPGKNVARGNDDTLFALSDGMVSFRKSNKTVISIDAGQ; this is translated from the coding sequence ATGGCACATAAGAAAGGACAAGGTTCAACCAGAAACGGAAGAGATTCGCATTCGAAGCGTCTCGGAGTGAAAGTCGGAGCCGGAGAGATCGTTAAGGCTGGAAGCATTCTGGTGCGTCAGAGAGGCACTAAGTGGCATCCTGGGAAAAACGTCGCAAGGGGCAATGATGACACGTTGTTTGCTTTGAGCGATGGTATGGTTTCCTTCAGGAAATCCAACAAAACAGTTATTTCCATCGACGCGGGTCAATAA